The Variovorax sp. PMC12 genome segment GGACCAGGCCATCAAGCTGCAGGACGCTACCGGCAAGCCCGTGACGCCGATCCGCTTCGCCGACTCCGGCGTGAACCAGATCAGCTCCGGGATCATCACCAACAAGAACCTGCTGACCGAGAACCCCGACCTGGTGAAGCGCTTCATGCGCGCCTCCACCAAGGCCGCGGAAGCCGCCGAGAAGAGCCCCGAGGCGGCAGTCGACGCCATGCTCAAGGCCAACGCCAAGGCCGGCGTGCGCGACACGCTCATCGTGGGCATGAAGCAGAGCATCGCCCTCTATCACACGAAGGAAACCGCCAACCAGCGCCCGTTCCGCGTGACCATGAAGAACGTCAGCGACTCGCTCGACCTGCTGGTGCAGTACGGCGGCATGGACGCTTCCACGCGCGGCAAGCCGGAAGACTACGTCACCCTCGACTTCCTGCCCTGACCCGCCCCTGCCCCTGAACCCGCGCGCCTTTCGCTGCCGCCACCTCTCACGCATTCCATGTCCCAAGTCAACCTGATCGAAGCGCGCGGCGTCTCGAAGATCTACCAAAGCAAGGACGGCCCGGTCGAGTCGCTCAAGCCGCTCGACTTCGCCATCGGGGAAGGCGAGTTCGTCTCGGTCGTCGGCCCCTCGGGCTGCGGCAAGAGCACCTTGCTGAAGATGGTGGCGGGCCTGCTGCCGATCAGCGGCGGCAGCCTCACGCTGGCCGGCAAGCCCATCAAGGGCCCGCAGAAAGATGTGGGCATCGTGTTCCAGAGCGCGGTGCTGCTGCCCTGGCGCAGCGTGGAAGACAACATCCTGCTGCAGGCCGAGATGCGCCATCTGCCCATGGACGCCGCGAAGGCCCGTGCACGCAACCTGATGGAGATGGCCGGCCTGAAGGGCTTCGAGGGCAAGTACCCGTGGCAGCTGTCGGGCGGCATGCAGCAGCGCGCGTCGATCTGCCGCGCCCTGCTGCACGACCCGTCGGTGCTGCTGATGGACGAGCCCTTCGGCGCGCTGGACGCCATGACGCGCGAGAAGATGAACCTGGAACTGCAGCGCATCTGGATGGCGTCGAAGAAGACGGTGATGCTCATCACCCACAGCATTCCCGAGGCCATCTTCCTGTCGGACCGCGTGATCGTGATGAGCGAGCGGCCCGGCTCCATTGCCGCGGTGTACGACATCGACCTGCCACGCGCCCGCACGCTCGACATGATGGCCTCGCCCGAGTTCGGGGCCTACACGAAGCTGGTGCGCGCGCATTTCTTCTCGCAGGGCATCCTGGACCACTGAAGGCGACGGCCATGGACGCGATCCGTTTTCATGTCGAGGAGATCCGCTTCGCCGAGCGCAACGTGGCGCTGCGGCTGCCGTTCCGCTTCGGCGCGGCCACGGTCACGGCCTGCCCTCAGGTCTACGTGAAGGCCCGCATCCGTTTCGCGGACGGCCGCACGGCCGAGGGTTGCGCCGCCGAGATGATGGTGCCCAAGTGGTTCGACAAGAACCCCGCGCTCACCAACGAACAGAACTTCGAGCAACTGCGCTTCGCCCTGCGCGATGCGCGCGAGGCCTATACCGCCGAGGCCGACGCCCAGACCGCGTGGACGCACTTCGCCTCCAACTACGCCGCGCTGCAGGGCCGCGCCAAGGCCAAGGGCCTGCAGCCGCTGGTGGCCAGCTACGGCCCGGCGCTGATCGACCGCGCACTGCTTGACGCCCTGTGCCTGCACAGCGGCCTGAGCTTTGCTACCGCGATGAGCGGCAACCTCGCCGGAATCGACATCGCGGGCAGCGGCCTGGCCGACGACCTCGCGGGCTTCGACATGCCGGGCTTCCTGGCCAGGCAATCGCCGCGAACCCGCATTGCCGCGCGCCACACCGTGGGCCTGGCCGATGCCATCGACGACAGCGACGCCCTGCCCGATGCGCCCGATGCGCCCGATGACGGCCTGCCCGCCACGCTCGCAGCCGCCGTGCGCCGCTACGGCCTCACCCATTTCAAGCTCAAGCTCTGCGGCGACACCGCGCAGGACATCGCGCGGCTCGAACGCATCGCCAACGTCATCGACGGGCACGCGCAGTTGGTGACGCTCGACGGCAACGAGCAGTACGCCGACGCGGACGCCTTCGGCGCGTTCCTCGACCGCATGCTGTCCACGCCCTCGCTGCGCACGCTGGTGCGGAAGACGGCGTTCGTCGAGCAGCCGATCCGCCGCGACGCCGCATTGCAGCGCGACGTGTCGGCACTGGGCAAGCGCATTCCGCTTCTCATCGACGAATCCGACAGCACGCTCGACGCCTTCGTGCAGGCCCGAACGCTGGGCTACACCGGCGTGTCGAGCAAGAGCTGCAAGGGCTTCTACAAGTCGATCGTCAACGCCGCGCGCTGCGCGCAGTGGAACGCGGCCGGCGACACGGCACGCCACTTCCTGTCCGGCGAAGACCTCACCATGCAGGCCGGCATCGGCGTGCAGCAGGACCTGGCGCTGGTCGCCTGGCTCGGGCTCTCGCACGTCGAGCGCAACGGCCACCACTACGTCAACGGCCTCGCGGCCTCGCCCGAGGCCGAGCAGCAGGCGCTGCTGAAGCTGCATCCCGGCCTCTACGAACCCAGCGACGGCGCAGTGCGCCTCGCCATCCGCGAAGGGCAGCTCGATCTGTCCTCGCTCGCCAACGCGCCCGGCTTTGCCACCGGCAAACCCGGCGCCGGCATCTCGTGGGACGCCATGCGTTCCGTCTACTGAAGCACCCTCTTCAATCTCTGTCTCTCTCGCATCTCAAGGAAGCAAACGATGGCCACCCAACGTCTCGGAATCATCATGCACGGCGTCACCGGACGCATGGGCATGAACCAGCATCTGATCCGCTCGATCTGCGCGATCCGCGCGCAAGGCGGCGTCACGCTGTCGAACGGCGACAAGGTGATGCCCGACCCGATCCTCATCGGGCGCAACGCCGAGAAGATGGAAGCGCTGGCCAAGGCGCACAACATCCCGCGCTGGGGCACCGACCTCGACAAGGCCCTGGAGAACAAGGACGACACCATCTTCTTCGACGCCGGCACCACGCAGATGCGCCCCACGCTGCTGGCCAAGGCCATCCGCGCCGGCAAGCATGTGTACTGCGAGAAGCCGATTGCCACCAACCTGAACGAGGCCGTCGAAATCGCACGCCTGGCCGAAGGCTCGGGCCTCAAGCACGGCGCGGTGCAGGACAAGCTCTTCCTGCCCGGCCTGCGCAAGCTCGACATGCTGCGCCGCGCCGGCTTCTTCGGCCGCATGCTCAGCGTGCGCCTGGAGTTCGGCTACTGGGTGTTCGAAGGCGACCTGCAGCCCATCCAGCGCCCGAGCTGGAACTACCGCAAGGAAGACGGCGGCGGCATGATCCTGGACATGATGTGCCACTGGCGCTATGTGCTGGACAACCTGTTCGGCGAGGTGAAGTCGGTGTCCTGCATTGGCGCCACGCACATCCCCAAGCGCTGGGACGAAGCCGGCAAGCCGTATGAGGCCACCGCCGACGACGCC includes the following:
- a CDS encoding Gfo/Idh/MocA family protein, giving the protein MATQRLGIIMHGVTGRMGMNQHLIRSICAIRAQGGVTLSNGDKVMPDPILIGRNAEKMEALAKAHNIPRWGTDLDKALENKDDTIFFDAGTTQMRPTLLAKAIRAGKHVYCEKPIATNLNEAVEIARLAEGSGLKHGAVQDKLFLPGLRKLDMLRRAGFFGRMLSVRLEFGYWVFEGDLQPIQRPSWNYRKEDGGGMILDMMCHWRYVLDNLFGEVKSVSCIGATHIPKRWDEAGKPYEATADDAAYATCELTGHNGEPVIAQINMSWVTRVRRDDLVTFHVDGTDGSAVAGLSSCRAQSRVATPRPVWNPDEKQTMNFFDQWQEIPDSQVYDNGFKIQWEHFIRHVVENAPYKWTLPEGAKGVQLVEAALESWQDRRWVDVPALKV
- a CDS encoding enolase C-terminal domain-like protein produces the protein MDAIRFHVEEIRFAERNVALRLPFRFGAATVTACPQVYVKARIRFADGRTAEGCAAEMMVPKWFDKNPALTNEQNFEQLRFALRDAREAYTAEADAQTAWTHFASNYAALQGRAKAKGLQPLVASYGPALIDRALLDALCLHSGLSFATAMSGNLAGIDIAGSGLADDLAGFDMPGFLARQSPRTRIAARHTVGLADAIDDSDALPDAPDAPDDGLPATLAAAVRRYGLTHFKLKLCGDTAQDIARLERIANVIDGHAQLVTLDGNEQYADADAFGAFLDRMLSTPSLRTLVRKTAFVEQPIRRDAALQRDVSALGKRIPLLIDESDSTLDAFVQARTLGYTGVSSKSCKGFYKSIVNAARCAQWNAAGDTARHFLSGEDLTMQAGIGVQQDLALVAWLGLSHVERNGHHYVNGLAASPEAEQQALLKLHPGLYEPSDGAVRLAIREGQLDLSSLANAPGFATGKPGAGISWDAMRSVY
- a CDS encoding ABC transporter ATP-binding protein, with amino-acid sequence MSQVNLIEARGVSKIYQSKDGPVESLKPLDFAIGEGEFVSVVGPSGCGKSTLLKMVAGLLPISGGSLTLAGKPIKGPQKDVGIVFQSAVLLPWRSVEDNILLQAEMRHLPMDAAKARARNLMEMAGLKGFEGKYPWQLSGGMQQRASICRALLHDPSVLLMDEPFGALDAMTREKMNLELQRIWMASKKTVMLITHSIPEAIFLSDRVIVMSERPGSIAAVYDIDLPRARTLDMMASPEFGAYTKLVRAHFFSQGILDH